aattaattatttaaaattgaattttgtttgataaattctattttaattaatttaatattttgcaacttgtttaattaattatattgaattttatcTGACGAATTCTATgctaattaattatggtattttgcaaaatagtatattgttgtggtatatttacataatttaataatacatacttatagagtaacatgttagactcatccaattattaacaaatcaagcatcattattaagttattttttgtatttgagctttaaatataagtataatgatgggtcaatttttgtgtttgaaaaatgtgggaaaactcaaataaaactttcataaaatgttaggttttatttgggcccaattgaatatgtaaagtttaaattcctctcttgtggtggttccacttgtgaaggctcatttgttttgcattattagattgagattaatcaattgaataacaattaataaaatgaaggttcaaATTTCTGTCTTTTTGGACTTTGTATGGAAGTTATGGAGTCTTAATAGTGAGTCCAACGTACTGAAcacagctctcctccatgcaagctcgaattgttaatgctcatttacctaagttggacttagtTGTATTAGTTTATTCTTTTTAGTTCGACCTAATAATGGATTAGAAataaattaattctatttttttttggattaattttcaatgttaattttagaattaatggaaaaattataaactatagtttatttattattttaataatttggcaaacctaagttgatttattaattattttaataatttggcaaacctaacttagtttattgattatttttataatttggcaaacttaagttggtttattgattattttgataatttggaataagttggtttattaattattttaataatttggcaaacctaagttgatatttttcaaaaagaataaaatactaaaagatttaataatgaattttaaaattttgaattcgatctccatcattgatttaacaaggttagagttcagtggggcctcatggtGCTTTGATTTTGTCTCCCTACGTAAAGTGTTCATTGGACTTTTTAATATGGTTAAATTTcgtaggatagatggttatagacgGACCTTCCATAGACTCATCCCAACGGTGACTATAGAAATTAAGTCTAtaattatcgaaaccgtgggtcaactcataaagtaagaaatatttgtgactctcgcctactgggacacatgagttttcgtTACTTTAATCGGGtggataggtagttaataaaagtctatggagttttattaattgagatattTCCCTATTTAactagagagattgaaggaaggagttgttccaattCCTCTGCATAATGTAAGTttctttactttactctgtatttgtatcaatttcataggagcatgttctaggaatttacatgtttgtttgataatatgtaaattatatgaaaataaataaagatcccacAATGTGTATTTCCTACAGTCATGTCTTCATTACTCTATGCGAATACATCAAGGTTGTCCCTTAAAATGTTCACTAACTTTCCTTTGATAATTTCTTCAAGATTCTTCCCTACTTTCAACTTTCTCAGTGGCTCTTTCAGACACAATGATCTCTTCTAATTCCTTCATAGGCTCAACTCTGATCTCCTCGATGACTCGAGGGTCTAGTTCCTGTAAGTTCAGCTTCCCATGTACCACCATAGCGATGGGCTCTCGTAGATTGGAAGCTGTCCTAagggaggtgttgtagcactcccttgcttttTTTGTTCCCCTTTCAAACTTGCCACTCCTCCTGGCGTAATAAATTTAATGGACAAGTGATAAATGGAGGCTactgctttcaattctctcaaggaagtctccctaataccgcattgaaagctgaggtACAGTCAACTACAATGAAATTCGACATAACGGTGGTTTTCCTAGATTGCTCTCCCATGGTAAGGGCTAGCTCGATTGCTCTAAAGGTTATACAGAGTCCCCAgtaaacccatacagggaggtgttgCATGGTTTTAGGTTCCTGGTGCCCAagcccatcttttctaaagtaggGCGATACAAGATGTCAATAGAGCTTCCATTGTCTACCAGGACCTGATGTACTCTTAGGTTGCCTAGTTGGATGGTCAATACTAGGGGGTCACTGTGAGGGAAGTGCATGCCCTTAGCATTTTCTtttgtgaaagttattgagtcattttccctTTTAAAGCTCTTCGGGGGACGCTGCTCTAGGCTCATCGTGCAAGGAGGTGGGCTTCACCTGGCCTCTCAGTGGTATCGATCTCTTCCCTTCCTGGAATCTCCTATGAAACCAGGGCCCTCGAATATCGTCCTCACCTCTTCCTGCACTTCTGGGCCTCGTTCTCAAGCTCGTgactgttgggaattgtgcccttaaagcaattgtagttgacaaatgtttcaaatgaaataaataattgaattgaattattatatatatagactatgtccgatattatatgataatattaagtgaatatcctaaaattctaaagtttatctatgtggtcttaatctcatattgggcgagattaagataataaacttaaatatttcgcagtaaaataaagttatggaatcttagattaattactgttagtacggtccactagtattatgaatacatgtgacctagatccgaattacttgtttaaacatcgtttcacAGTATTTATCAACCACATCAagcgatgatcatatacacgatgatcttaatcctgaggttactatgaactcctatgtaTGTCATATGATCcattgattcatgcgttaaggtttgtcagaatgatcaggctaagaacacttgttttggggactcaatgatgtatatggctggggacgtagtttaacagatatggaatctatacattcttataggttgaataatggttccctattgggttgacttttggaactgtaaaggttatgagcgctcacgtcgcaaacatGTTGtaacacaaccttcactagtaaagtcaatggtactctaggaacaagatataactaaaagggtaaagcggtaattttattcccttttaattatgaaccattaatagaggattaatgatgtatgtaatgattatatcaatggacactttattctttaataaagtactcagtaaatatatgtatataattatcaagagttcaatctcatatttttagtggagtaatcatgagattaataaatatgattatttaatcaaagagctttgattaataatgtaatatttattggagcttgatattataggtccataggtccccagggtagCTCTATCAATaacatatcaaggtaagagttaatacaagagtataactataatttgagaatttgagaagaattttattcttcgggtcaagtatgcaattatatgataattgaggttgaataattaatttggaattaattattaatttcaaaaatatatttattaatttaaatatataaaattttaaaataaataaataaattattttatttgagtgggagaaaataaaattggtaagtcaaaaatagctTTTGagttattaaattttaaaagatgatgataatgagaatttagaatttagaatttaaattttgaaatatgattgtcatcttttccttaaaaatattaataccttattttgtgggagattgattttaattaaataattatgtaaccccctggatagccaagactgctacactgtgtacttataaagatgcagaacttgctaatcaagtcatttagttaaaatcgtgtcactgaaaccattaatgtgctagggttaaaagattttggtctcaaaaggtacatttcatataactaaacatttttacacatgggatcccaaaaggaacagcGTTAAAAagccagtttacaaaatttccagagtacaaacaaccactagccactctaagggcaaaacatacATTTATGGTTCTCATGTTCTtgtctccctctcaaccgtggcggctgagtagctgatcatgtacattctgctttcaaagctctccaaatcagggttgatcaagcttgcccttgcctttacctgcaccaggGAGCACCGGTGAgtcaaggcccagtaagaaaacataacattacataacaaacaatgataacaattgaataaccctttaagcatgatcatatacttaacataccacattaatcacatagcacgtagaCACAACCAAAGATTCAGCcaatcaacactcagctattcggCATGACaagtccaccaatcaataataccaatgaaatcacatgataatcaaggtcgacaccttaggtcgcaccctctgtttatcccactaactccggcccgcttaaaccgagctcagtgcataataagctgtccttagctaccagtgtccgagccgcaccctgtgcactAATGTAAActtcagcactcttaggccgtttgtttactatttacatggcataataccatccttcataaagcatacaaagtatggaacccttagtcccattataaatccacaaccggatgcagttttcttacctttagtttccaagtgtactggttatgcgaaatgcctcttgagcacgatctgtttcccgagcccctagcttatacctagtcacaaccaagataagagataccattaataatcgtaaaagggcttctagataaggttctagtctccggaacatcgaattccaccaaacacggtagtagattcgatcacgagcaccctaggttaaattcccatgcttaaaatcccaaattcccttaagggccgcggctcaagccccccatgccacggcatggccccaaccagaggctcatcCACGCCCaaaaccagacacgggccgcggccctacaagccccatgccgcggcccgccctccttcctcagcattcaTCAGCCTCAAAgggtcgcgactcaccaagaactatgtcgcaacccgaccccttcgaacccaaaaaaaacctccatttttaactctcaaacctcactcaaaaccatccaaaaccatcccaataatataccccaattatcacaaacattcttgcATGATTTCAGAAGCACAAGCCAGCAAAAACCTTagctaaaaactcatcaaaaccctttttcaatttttgaaactcacacactcaagaacactaaaaccagtcataaaaactcagaattcaaacacaaaatcatgaattggagcttaccttctctgatgaaccaactctcttgaagatttctgagctaactcccaagttccaagcttcaattcaatccttcaatattaaaacccataaacacctcaaaactcagccataaacacataatttaaccaccatgcataaagcttgtgacttaccttaattcttgattgaaCCCTCAACTAATTCTTGAGCTAATCCCCTAGATTATAGCTCCAATTCTCTGAATTCCAGCTTAATTCCCttggtttccttgagagagaaagggagagagagagatagaggggTTGGTTTAGCCTTTTTGTTCTACCGTTTTATGAAGTTtccttagtctatccttaagaaattaagttaatcccgaggctcagggtactggaaacgtccccgagggcaaaatggtaaaattccccaatactcccacctaagcttcctaacttcaaatatatctccaattatttattttcataacccaataacctaaataaccatccaataccgaaaataccccttgacttgccccaagtcaagtattaggtctcgttgtgactttcccgctaaccaGCTCTCTAGTATCGCcttaagtcgcatgctgcagatttacccacataataatgtagttctcacaattatagcacataatcacatttacattcatataactatacaagcatgcttatcataaaattatgcattaaacttaataaattcacacataaaccaattatgccctcccggcacactaatcaaggcccttgagccttattaatgattttgggtcgttacaaattaaataaaagaaatatgcaaaatccctgaaaatggaatagcagtacacggctgacacagtccaaggactatgccatgcgtgtaccacctgtacagatattgtatctgtataatttttatttaagttagatatttacctaaaatcaaatcataccatcattattatattacattatattattattattatttggaataataagataatataaatctctatatatatatgatatggaAGAGGAAGAGAAAGGAGATGATGAAAtaacaacacaatacacaattcataATAGTTCTCAGAAGTATTTGTCAGACAAAAACTCtctcatttttcttttttattctagccattcttaaaccataatccaagttctcatgtgttgggaaatacttgtgattcctaaaatacaaacccatgttaactatatgcccacacacatcttcaggtgtagagaacgctccagaagatcgtggtttgagtgctcaacactttggataggaagatcaataataatacgaaaagactcaaggacacttgataggcttcaagaagtaaaagttcatgttcttgattttttttgtatttatatgttgtatataaatatattgtataattatatacatatgtttgttgcatgattaatagtattttATGATAATGTTTTTGGATTGTTTTGTAAATCATacaaattgtttatatgattaatgaattttttttattgttgctgTTCTGTTGTTCAATAaaaaacaatgggcccaccacgcatgAGTTTTCTTTGCGTGCtctgattggttttccaacaattggtaccagagcaggtcattattctatacatattattaattgttgtgtgagattatatgcatttttatattatatgtgatatatgtttgaatggattgatgtttattttcatgatgatagattcttaagggttgtttattatagtgtttttgggtttaggaattgttcttaaatttctaaatgaaatatgtaagccattttggggaataagatttttgtaattttttctttaaaaattctgGGTATAAAATTTGTTGTGACCCTGAGCTCGAGCTGCTGCCTGCACTCCAGTCGCACGCCCAGCCAGACGCGCCCCTGCAGCTGCGCCCAGGCACCGTGCGCACCTGCGCCTATGCATCCCGCGTGCCCATCCATGCCCCTGTGCCAGGCTCCCTGCAGCCCAGCAGCGCGCACTTGCTACCCAGCCGCGCCCCTGCGCATCTCAGTCGCGACCAGCCGCCGGATCACTAGCTACCACTGCCCCTTGGTACAACCTTGGTACAACACTTAGGATGTTGttaccataaatatttttaattattcatttaattaaaattagaaattgaattaaaatggttttaatttgataatttctttaattgaaataatggtgattatttaccctaattaaaaatattttaattgttatcttccataatcataattgttttaattaaaatatccaaaattaaaattatcttgaattttaatttaataaaaataaattgtttaattttattttgaattaaattacccaaattcaaattgggccttagaaacttttgggtgttaaaacccaaagtttaattattctaaaagtttgtttaaaataattaaaaagttgtataattcaaaatagaTATGGAAAaatggtggcattggctcaacaagactacatctcaaggttcaagatcaaagtATTATTTATCaagccttagttagtctaggttacatttttcatgtatattttttgcaagtgttgtaattttttctagaaatagccaaaagttaccataccagtttttattttatttatttattataaatgtttgaatgtgattaaaatgtttaatattttttcatccattataacatgccattcatatacccacacagtatgcaactagcatgcattacattcgtgtagaaacatgctattaggaacgtcctatatttttgttatatgtttatatgtgataattcatataataataaatttagtcttaattagttaagatggtaaatcaaaattaaagttttttaatttattgttttaatgaaaatgtttgattaaaatacaaatgatattctcttagttaaagcaagattagaattagaattaagggcacaattttgtttTTTGGTTTTTTGATCAAGAAAGGATATTTATTGATCAACCAACAAATTACAAACAAATGCCAGAGCAAACGCTCCTCCAAAACAATTACAGATCAGAAATAAAATCTAGCATTTGTCTCTCTCTAGATGACAACTTCTTAGAGCTGAAATTAAGAGCTCTGGCTTTGATAGAAAACCGGATCAGTTGATTGAATTTAGTAACCGAAAAACAACAATTATCAAACACACACTTGTTCCTGTTAAACCTGAGGAAATATACAGCAGCTACAAGAGTAGCAGATACCACCTGGCCCAGCCAATCACGCCTGCAAACAGCCAACCAATCAAGCCAATCAGCAAACTTTCCAGCCCAGATCAAATCCCCCAACCAGGTAGCAATAGTCAGTCTGAGCTTCTCAGAGAAAATGCACTCAAAGAAGAGATGCGAATGGGATTCATTCAATTGGCAACAAACAGGGTAGCTCAAAGAATTAATATTCACATGAAAACTATGGAGAAGATCTCTAGTGAGTAAGTGATTATTAACAGCTTGCCAAAGAACAAACCGGTGCTTAGGCACTGAAAACTTGAACCAAACTGTACGCCCATAATCTATCCTCACACCAGAAATAAAATGAGTATACAACTTGTTCAACCTAAGCTGACCATGCACTATAACAGCATCCAAATCTAATCCAGACACTAAATGACTCAGCTTGATTAGTTTTTTCCAATACCAGCTATCATCTTGTTTCATTTTATAGTCCCTAATTGGTACTCCTTTTAAGTAAATGGTATTCACCCATTTCACCCAAAGTTGAACCTGCTTAAAGGAAATGGCCTAGAGAAACTTAGCTATCATAGTCTTGTTCCAAGCAGGCCCTTCTCTAAACCCAAGCCCTCCATAAGCTTTAGGACGACAGACAAATTCCCAAGATGCCAGGTGAAATTTGTTGCGGGTTCCCTTCACACCCCACAAGAAATTCCTACACAAACAATCTATATTTCTAACCACATGTTGAGGTAATATAAAAATGTTCATCCAATAATTCCTAATTCCCATTAAGACAGACTGGATTAATTGTGTCCTACCAGCATAAGATAAGTTTTGGCTGGCCCAAGAATTAAGACATAATCTAATCTTCTTGAGGATTATTTCAAAGTCAGATGCTTTGCATTTGGTAGGTCTAAGAGGGACACCAAGGTACTTCAGTGGAAAAGATCCCTCCTGCAGATTAGTACAGTTCaacacaacctccttagctgcATCAGTCAGCCCACCAAGATAAATTCGAGATTTACTAAGGTTAATAGAAAGACTTGAAGTCAAGGAAAACTCAGTAAGAGTTGAGTGCAAGATCTGGAAAAAATGAGGATTAGCCTTGCAAAAACTAAGTAAATCATCCGCAAAGCAAAAATTAAAAGATTGAGAGATTTTCACATAGGATGAAATCTGAATCCTTTATCCTTGGACGCTTTGAGGAACATTCGGGTAAGATAATCCATCACAATGACAAAAAGCAAAGGAGAAATAGGATCCCCTTGCCTAAGCCCTTTACCTCCTTGAAAgtgaccttggattctaccattTAACAGTAACGAGTAGGAGGTACCTCTCAAGCAAATCATGACCCAACGAATAAATTTACTAGGAAAGCAAAGAGCTTTTAGCAAATTCTCCAAGAAGTCCCAATCAATTGAATCATAGGCTTTACTAAGGTCAATCTTCATAGCACATCTAGGTGAGCTATTTTTCCTATTATAACCCTTTATCAAATCTTGAAATATGAGCACATTATAGGCAAGAGATCTATGCTTTATAAAAGCACCTTGATTAGAGTTAATCAATGAAGGAAGGATATTAGCAAGCCAACTGTATAGCATCTTAGATATGCATTTATAGATGGTAGTGCAGCAAGCTATTGGCTTGAAGTCAGCAGCAGTAGCAGGCTGGTCCACCTTCAAAATCAGCACCAAGAGAGTGTCATTTAAGTTTTGAGGAATTAATACTGTCTCAAAAAATTCAAGGATAGCTTGAGAGACCTCCCTGCCTATTTGTTTCCACAGAACCTTGAAAAAACCAGCCCCGTACCCATCTAGTCCTGGACTTTTCACAGGATGAATGCTAGAGAGGGCCATTTTAACATCATGAGCAGTGAACGGCTTAATTAGGTCCTGCTGGGAAGTTAAACCTAACATGGGGCCATAAGAGATACTTTGCATATCAATATGATCATCAGCTCTACCCGAACAACCTAGGTAGCTCTGAAAGTGATGAAGGAAATGGTGAATTACCTGCTCGTAATCATCAACAACAACCCCATCATCTGATATATAAGAAACTATGCGATTAGATAACTTCCTTTTCTTCAAATTGGCATGGAAAAAAGCCGTATTGTCATCCCCAAATCGAAGCCAAGTAATCTTACTCTTTTGTCGAATAAAACTCTCATAGACCTTCTCATGTCTTCTATATTCCAAAAACGCTTCTCTTTCAGCCAGGACCAAAGAATCATTGCTAGGATCAGCATACAATGCATTCTGAGCTTGCTGGAACAGAGATTTACTATGCTCAAATTGGCACCCAACATCCCCCATAATCCTCCAGTTGAATCTCTTTAGCACATGCTTAAGCCTAGTCAATTTCTGAGCCAATCTCGACAAACAATCACCCCAAGAACAGATAGGCTTAGTCCAGCTATCTAACACAATCTCTCTGAATCGATGATGAGAAGCCCACATATTAAAGTAACGAAAAGGCTGAATCCCCAAATTCCTGACTTCAACTTGTTTGATAAGTAAAGAACTGTGATCAGATTCCACCTCCGGTTGGGAAAAAGCTGAAGCTAAAGGGAACTTATCCACCCAAGCCTCATTACAAAAAATTCTATCCAATTTAGAATATATGCGATGCCCATCCTCTTGGTTGTTAGACCAAGTAAAATAAGGTCCCATAACCTTCATTTCTTCAACCAATCCGAGAGCCAACCAGGCTTGAGCATCCTCCATTTCCTTCCCTGATATAGGCCTCCCACCCAAAGGATCTGTGCTATCAAACACTTCATTAAAGTCCCCCAGAACTAACCACGGCTGGACATACAAATGCACCTGGGACAGGTTATTCCACAGAACTCTCCTAGTTTCTAAACAGTTGGAT
The genomic region above belongs to Humulus lupulus chromosome 1, drHumLupu1.1, whole genome shotgun sequence and contains:
- the LOC133822578 gene encoding uncharacterized protein LOC133822578, with the protein product MKQDDSWYWKKLIKLSHLVSGLDLDAVIVHGQLRLNKLYTHFISGVRIDYGRTVWFKFSVPKHRFVLWQAVNNHLLTRDLLHSFHVNINSLSYPVCCQLNESHSHLFFECIFSEKLRLTIATWLGDLIWAGKFADWLDWLAVCRRDWLGQVVSATLVAAVYFLRFNRNKCVFDNCCFSVTKFNQLIRFSIKARALNFSSKKLSSRERQMLDFISDL